In one window of Canis aureus isolate CA01 chromosome 36, VMU_Caureus_v.1.0, whole genome shotgun sequence DNA:
- the STRADB gene encoding STE20-related kinase adapter protein beta isoform X2, producing MSLLVDEPAFSRLPTTKAKDVICSTNVSHYELQVEIGRGFDNLTTVHLARHTPTGTLVTIKITNLENCTDERLKALQKAVILSHFFRHPNITTYWTVFTVGSWLWVISPFMAYGSASQLLKTYFPEGMSETLIRNILFGAVRGLSYLHQNGCIHRSIKASHILISGDGLVTLSGLSHLHSLVKHGQRHRAVYDFPQFSTSVQPWLSPELLRQDLHGYNVKSDIYSVGITACELASGQVPFQDMHRTQMLLQKLKGPPYSPLDVSIFPQSESRMKNSRSGVDSGIGESVLVSSGTRTGNSDRLQTPSSKTFSPAFLSLVRLCLQQDPEKRPSASSLLSHVFFKQMKEESQDSILSLLPPKPSVALSPVSPWTEPECDFPDEKDSNWEF from the exons gTTGATGAGCCAGCCTTTTCCCGATTGCCAACCACTAAAGCCAAGGATGTGATCTGTTCCACCAATGTTTCTCACTATGAACTCCAAGTGGAAATAG GAAGAGGATTTGACAACTTGACAACTGTCCATCTTGCCCGTCATACTCCCACAGGAACACTGGTGactataaaaattacaaatctaGAAAACTGCACTGATGAACGCCTGAAAGCTTTACAG AAAGCAGTGATTCTATCTCACTTTTTCCGGCATCCCAATATTACAACTTACTGGACTGTTTTTACTGTTGGCAGCTGGCTTTGGGTTATTTCTCCATTTATGGCTTATG GTTCGGCAAGTCAACTTTTGAAGACTTACTTTCCTGAAGGGATGAGTGAAACTTTAATAAGAAACATTCTCTTTGGAGCAGTGAGAGGGTTGAGCTATCTGCATCAAAATGGCTGTATTCACag GAGTATTAAAGCCAGCCATATCCTCATTTCTGGTGATGGCCTAGTGACCCTCTCTGGCCTGTCCCACCTGCATAGTTTGGTTAAGCACGGACAGAGACATAGGGCTGTGTATGATTTCCCACAGTTCAGCACATCAGTGCAGCCGTGGCTGAGCCCAGAACTACTGAGACAG GATTTACATGGATATAATGTAAAGTCAGATATTTACAGTGTTGGGATTACAGCGTGTGAATTGGCCAGTGGGCAGGTACCTTTCCAGGACATGCACAGGACTCAG atgttGTTGCAGAAACTGAAAGGTCCTCCTTATAGCCCATTGGATGTTAGTATCTTCCCTCAGTCAGAATCCAGAATGAAGAATTCCCGATCAGGTGTAGACTCTGGGATTGGAGAAAGTGTACTTGTCTCCAGTGGAACTCGCACAGGAAATAGTGACAGGTTGCAAACTCCGTCCTCAAAAActttctctcctgccttccttAGCTTGGTACGGCTCTGTTTGCAACAAGATCCTGAGAAAAG aCCATCTGCCAGCAGTTTATTGTCCCATGTTTTCTTCAAACAG ATGAAAGAAGAAAGCCAGGATTCAATACTTTCACTGTTGCCTCCTAAGCCATCAGTGGCACTGTCTCCAGTGTCACCTTGGACTGAGCCAGAATGTGATTTTCCTGATGAAAAAGACTCAAACTGGGAATTCTAA
- the STRADB gene encoding STE20-related kinase adapter protein beta isoform X1, whose translation MSLLDCFCTSRTQVESLRPEKQSETNIHQYLVDEPAFSRLPTTKAKDVICSTNVSHYELQVEIGRGFDNLTTVHLARHTPTGTLVTIKITNLENCTDERLKALQKAVILSHFFRHPNITTYWTVFTVGSWLWVISPFMAYGSASQLLKTYFPEGMSETLIRNILFGAVRGLSYLHQNGCIHRSIKASHILISGDGLVTLSGLSHLHSLVKHGQRHRAVYDFPQFSTSVQPWLSPELLRQDLHGYNVKSDIYSVGITACELASGQVPFQDMHRTQMLLQKLKGPPYSPLDVSIFPQSESRMKNSRSGVDSGIGESVLVSSGTRTGNSDRLQTPSSKTFSPAFLSLVRLCLQQDPEKRPSASSLLSHVFFKQMKEESQDSILSLLPPKPSVALSPVSPWTEPECDFPDEKDSNWEF comes from the exons gTTGATGAGCCAGCCTTTTCCCGATTGCCAACCACTAAAGCCAAGGATGTGATCTGTTCCACCAATGTTTCTCACTATGAACTCCAAGTGGAAATAG GAAGAGGATTTGACAACTTGACAACTGTCCATCTTGCCCGTCATACTCCCACAGGAACACTGGTGactataaaaattacaaatctaGAAAACTGCACTGATGAACGCCTGAAAGCTTTACAG AAAGCAGTGATTCTATCTCACTTTTTCCGGCATCCCAATATTACAACTTACTGGACTGTTTTTACTGTTGGCAGCTGGCTTTGGGTTATTTCTCCATTTATGGCTTATG GTTCGGCAAGTCAACTTTTGAAGACTTACTTTCCTGAAGGGATGAGTGAAACTTTAATAAGAAACATTCTCTTTGGAGCAGTGAGAGGGTTGAGCTATCTGCATCAAAATGGCTGTATTCACag GAGTATTAAAGCCAGCCATATCCTCATTTCTGGTGATGGCCTAGTGACCCTCTCTGGCCTGTCCCACCTGCATAGTTTGGTTAAGCACGGACAGAGACATAGGGCTGTGTATGATTTCCCACAGTTCAGCACATCAGTGCAGCCGTGGCTGAGCCCAGAACTACTGAGACAG GATTTACATGGATATAATGTAAAGTCAGATATTTACAGTGTTGGGATTACAGCGTGTGAATTGGCCAGTGGGCAGGTACCTTTCCAGGACATGCACAGGACTCAG atgttGTTGCAGAAACTGAAAGGTCCTCCTTATAGCCCATTGGATGTTAGTATCTTCCCTCAGTCAGAATCCAGAATGAAGAATTCCCGATCAGGTGTAGACTCTGGGATTGGAGAAAGTGTACTTGTCTCCAGTGGAACTCGCACAGGAAATAGTGACAGGTTGCAAACTCCGTCCTCAAAAActttctctcctgccttccttAGCTTGGTACGGCTCTGTTTGCAACAAGATCCTGAGAAAAG aCCATCTGCCAGCAGTTTATTGTCCCATGTTTTCTTCAAACAG ATGAAAGAAGAAAGCCAGGATTCAATACTTTCACTGTTGCCTCCTAAGCCATCAGTGGCACTGTCTCCAGTGTCACCTTGGACTGAGCCAGAATGTGATTTTCCTGATGAAAAAGACTCAAACTGGGAATTCTAA